A region from the Melanotaenia boesemani isolate fMelBoe1 chromosome 11, fMelBoe1.pri, whole genome shotgun sequence genome encodes:
- the naa35 gene encoding N-alpha-acetyltransferase 35, NatC auxiliary subunit produces MVMKSTVEDDDTGWGLGIPEKMKNNANWVDITHEFKGACKELNLGELLHDKLFGLFEAMSAIEMMDPKMDAGMIGNQVNRKVLNFEQAIKEGAIKVKDLSLPELIGIIDTCFCCLITWLEGHSLAQTVFTCLYVHNPDLIEEPALKAFALGMLKVCDIAREKINKAAVFEEEDFQAMTYGFKMANNVTDLRVTGMLKDVEDELQRKVKSTRSRQGEQRNPEVELEHQQCLAVFNRIKFTRLLLTALIAFTKKETSSVGEAQKLVAQAADLLSPIHSSIQHGIQSQNDTTKGDHPIMMGFEPLVNQRLLPPTFPRYAKIIKREDMVAYFSKLIERIKTVCDVINTTNLHGILDFFCEFSEQSPCVLSRSLLQTTFLIDNKKVFGTHLMQDMIKDALRYFVSPPVLSYKCCLFNNHQAKDYIDSFVTHCSRPFCSLIQIHGHNRARQRDKLGHILEEFATLQDEAEKVDAALHSLLMKLEPQRQHLACLGTWILYHNLRIMIQYLLSGFELELYSMHEYYYIYWYLSEFLYAWLMSTLSRADSSQMAEERILEEQLKGRSSKKAKKKKKVRPLSKEITMSQAYQNMCAGMYKTMVALDMDGKVHKPQFELDSEQVRYEHRFAPFNSVVTPPPVHYIQFKEMSDLKKYNPPPGSADLYLAASKHFQQAKLILENVPSPDPEVNRILKVAKPNIVVMKLLAGGHKKETKVLPEFDFSAHKYFPIVKII; encoded by the exons ATGGTGATGAAATCAACAGTTGAGGATGATGACACCGGCTGGGGGCTGGGCATCCCAGAAAAGATGAAGAACAATGCAAACTGGGTTGATATTACTCATGAGTTCAAGGGTGCTTGCAAAG AGTTGAATCTTGGAGAGTTGCTTCATGACAAACT GTTTGGCCTGTTTGAGGCCATGTCGGCTATAGAAATGATGGATCCTAAGATGGATGCTGGAATGATTGGAAACCAGGTCAACAGGAAAGTTCTCAATTTTGAGCAAGCTATTAAG GAAGGTGCCATCAAAGttaaagatctcagtcttcctGAACTAATTGGGATCATTGACacatgtttctgctgtttg ATAACATGGCTGGAGGGTCACTCATTGGCCCAGACTGTTTTCACCTGCCTGTATGTCCATAACCCAGACCTTATTGAGGAGCCAGCTCTAAAAGCTTTTGCCCTGGGCATGCTGAAAGTGTGTGATATTGCACGAGAAAAAATTAACAAGGCAGCTGTTTTTGAAGAG GAGGATTTCCAAGCCATGACCTATGGTTTCAAGATGGCCAATAATGTCACAGACCTGCGAGTGACCG GTATGCTAAAAGATGTGGAGGATGAGTTACAGAGGAAAGTTAAG AGCACACGCAGCCGACAGGGTGAGCAGCGAAACCCAGAGGTTGAGCTGGAG CACCAGCAGTGCCTGGCAGTTTTCAACAGAATCAAATTCACACGCCTTCTACTGACTGCTCTGATTGCCTTCACCAAGAAGGAG ACCAGCTCAGTAGGTGAAGCCCAGAAGCTTGTGGCTCAGGCAGCTGACCTGCTATCACCTATTCATTCCAGTATTCAACATGGCATCCAGTCACAAAATGACACCACCAAAGGAG ATCACCCCATCATGATGGGTTTTGAGCCTCTTGTTAACCAGAGACTGCTGCCTCCCACTTTTCCTCGATACGCCAAGATCATTAAGAGGGAAGACATGGTGGCCTACTTCAGCAAGCTTATAGAACGCATCAagactgtgtgtgatgtgatcAACACCACAAACCTGCATGGCATACTG GACTTCTTCTGTGAATTCAGCGAGCAGTCTCCCTGTGTGCTCTCCAGATCTCTTCTGCAG ACAACGTTCCTAATTGACAATAAGAAGGTTTTTGGCACTCACCTCATGCAGGACATGATTAAGGATGCACTAAGATACTTTGTCAGCCCACCTGTCCTCTCTTATAA gTGTTGTCTGTTCAACAACCATCAGGCCAAGGACTACATTGACTCCTTTGTTACACACTGCTCCAGg CCTTTCTGCAGCCTCATCCAGATCCATGGACACAACCGAGCTCGACAGAGAGACAAGCTGGGGCACATTCTCGAGGAGTTTGCTACACTGCAGGATGAA GCTGAGAAAGTGGATGCAGCTCTGCACAGCTTACTGATGAAACTTGAGCCTCAGCGACAACACCTAGCCTGTCTTGGCACCTGGATCCTCTACCATAACCTGAGGATCATGATCCAATATCTGCTGAGCGGTTTTGAACTGGAGCTTTACAGCATGCATGAATACTATTACATCTACTG GTACCTGTCTGAGTTCCTTTATGCATGGTTGATGTCTACTCTAAGTAGAGCTGACTCCTCTCAGATGGCAGAAGAGCGCATTCTAGAGGAGCAGCTAAAAGGACGCAGCAGCAAAAaagccaagaagaagaaaaaag TTCGTCCACTCAGCAAAGAGATTACCATGAGTCAAGCATACCAGAATATGTGTGCTGGCATGTACAag ACAATGGTAGCTTTGGACATGGATGGTAAAGTACACAAGCCTCAGTTTGAACTGGACAGCGAGCAAGTTCGCTATGAGCATCGTTTTGCCCCCTTCAACAGCGTGGTCACCCCCCCACCTGTGCATTACATCCAATTTAAG GAAATGTCAGACCTGAAGAAGTACAACCCTCCACCTGGCTCTGCAGACCTCTACCTGGCAGCtagcaaacactttcaacaggCCAAGCTCATCCTAGAAAATGTGCCAAGCCCAGACCCTGAG GTAAACCGCATATTGAAGGTGGCCAAACCCAACATTGTAGTTATGAAGCTCCTGGCTGGAGGACACAAAAAGGAAACCAAG GTGCTCCCAGAGTTTGACTTCTCAGCTCACAAGTACTTCCCTATTGTCAAGATCATTTGA
- the LOC121649268 gene encoding trypsin-like: MMKHQPVSHLKRSTSRRTMMKLCCVLILFLAGTASGNIEKRIVGSTSCGKERQYHVKIESVQGGRSCGGALLNTLWVITASHCAEQKVKVKIGVNNDVSVFTKLASFIKGSSKKLEQVITTEKQFTFKNEDGKPHDIMLIKLNEGVSAQLPTIRLPSGECKRPELKKDVRIGGMGPKTAGAKPESQVRCATTQMFECGENDKPSVKYHSDETTTMCAFKAGVGTCFGDGGSAVEYEGFLHGITISDPTDTCAHHIVMLDICFYMKWIEETMHK; the protein is encoded by the exons ATGATGAAGCATCAGCCAGTGAGTCACCTGAAGAGATCCACATCCAGAAGAACCATGATGAAGCTTTGCTGTGTTCTTATCTTGTTTCTTGCTG GCACTGCATCAGGAAATATTGAGAAAAGGATTGTTGGGAGTACATCTTGTGGCAAGGAGAGGCAGTACCATGTCAAGATAGAGTCTGTTCAGGGAGGAAGGTCCTGTGGAGGAGCTCTGCTCAACACCCTCTGGGTCATCACTGCTTCTCACTGTGCCGAACA GAAAGTGAAAGTGAAGATTGGCGTAAACAATGATGTGTCAGTTTTTACGAAATTAGCATCTTTCATTAAAGGATCCTCCAAAAAGCTTGAGCAAGTCATTACTACCGAGAAACAATTTACCTTTAAAAACGAGGATGGGAAGCCTCATGACATCATGCTCATAAAACTGAATGAGGGTGTGTCTGCTCAACTTCCCACCATCCGCCTTCCTTCAGGAGAGTGTAAAAGACCAGAATTGAAAAAGGATGTTAGAATTGGAGGCATGGGACCAAAGACAGCAG GGGCAAAACCTGAGAGCCAGGTGAGGTGTGCTACAACACAAATGTTTGAATGTGGTGAGAATGATAAACCGAGTGTTAAGTACCACAGCGACGAAACGACCACCATGTGTGCCTTTAAGGCTGGTGTGGGGACCTGCTTT GGCGATGGAGGCTCCGCTGTGGAGTACGAAGGCTTTTTACATGGAATTACTATTAGTGATCCTACGGATACGTGTGCACACCACATAGTAATGCTGGATATCTGTTTCTACATGAAGTGGATTGAAGAAACTATGCACAAATAA
- the golm1 gene encoding Golgi membrane protein 1, whose translation MGALGNGRRGGRPPPLMIAALIACILVLGFNYWVSSSRNLELQTKLYELEGQVRRGAAERGAAEMKKNEFQGEIQRQKEQITHIESFYKKQLESAQTTCSEEKAPLLQNISSNTKTIRDLKGQLNQLNDDVGKLQKELQNCQSNINTLNKKLTYDMTHCHSQVLSQKELCDERVAAAKLEVQKKMEKLIPPVVVSSHENKETGVGKEDKTVKIVLDGVQAAATLSHTPSLFQPKENETSQLLTNNIIPDKGSDFLLEPAMDSSKLVSQPVPSAAADKQDTMQPEEDDVKTDEAEDEKHLKNNMTEDREMEVMDIHEEGAQTEEADPGMEGMLLRQAKVDETRIGQNLEETEDYDAEEQVVDGVDLEKQQQNKDMEEELADYNGDDDNEGEFEADKQAALAQI comes from the exons ATGGGTGCTTTAGGGAATGGGCGTCGTGGAGGAAGACCCCCCCCTCTAATGATCGCAGCTCTAATAGCCTGCATATTGGTTCTGGGCTTTAACTACTGGGTGTCCAGCTCCCGCAACCTGGAACTACAG ACCAAGCTGTATGAGCTTGAGGGCCAAGTGCGACGTGGAGCAGCTGAGCGAGGAGCAGCTGAGATGAAGAAGAATGAGTTCCAGGGGGAGATTCAGAGGCAGAAGGAGCAAATCACTCACATAGAAAGCTTTTACAAGAAACAGCTGGAGAGCGCCCAGACAACCTGCAGCGAAGAGAAG GCTCCACTGCTGCAGAATATTTCCTCCAACACCAAAACCATCAGGGATCTCAAAG GTCAGCTGAATCAGCTGAACGATGACGTGGGGAAGCTTCAGAAGGAACTGCAGAATTGCCAAAGCAACATCAACACCCTGAACAAGAAACTGACTTATGACat GACCCATTGTCACTCCCAGGTCCTGTCCCAGAAGGAGCTGTGTGACGAGAGAGTGGCTGCTGCTAAACTTGAAGTccaaaagaaaatggagaagCTCATCCCACCTGTAGTTGTCTCTTCACAT GAAAACAAAGAGACTGGAGTAGGTAAAGAAGACAAAACAGTCAAGATTGTGCTTGATGGAGTTCAAGCTGCAGCTACTTTAAGCCACACACCGAGCCTCTTTCAGCccaaagaaaatgaaacctCTCAACTTCTGACCAACAATATCATCCCAGACAAAG GTTCTGATTTTTTATTGGAGCCAGCAATGGATTCCTCTAAACTGGTATCCCAGCCGGTTccctctgctgctgcagataAGCAGGACACGATGCAGCCTGAAGAGGATGATGTCAAAACAGACGAGGCTGAGGATGAGAAACATTTGAAGAATAACATGACTGAAGATAGGGAAATGGAGGTGATGGACATTCATGAGGAAGGTGCTCAGACAGAAG AAGCAGACCCCGGGATGGAGGGGATGCTGCTTCGTCAAGCGAAGGTTGATGAGACTCGGATTGGTCAGAACCTTGAGGAAACAGAGGATTATGATGCAGAAGAGCAAGTAGTGGATGGAGTCGATttggagaagcagcagcaaa ACAAGGACATGGAGGAGGAACTGGCAGACTACAACGGAGATGATGACAATGAAGGAGAGTTTGAAGCAGACAAACAAGCCGCGCTTGCTCAAATTTAA